A segment of the Trifolium pratense cultivar HEN17-A07 linkage group LG7, ARS_RC_1.1, whole genome shotgun sequence genome:
GATAGTCGCCATCCAACTATGGCTAATTTTATCATGGAAACTCGCAGAGCCTCTTCCAAAGGAAAGTCATGTAAGTAATTTAGGATTACCAACATTTATTATTGAAAAACAAGCAATTTCACGTCGGGTTGATATTACACATTCATCAAATTAATCGAAATAGACATTGAGTCACGGTGAAAGAGGAGGAAGGAAGGGAGAATAGAAATTGAGTTTGTCACCTTGTGTGCTCAAAGTGAGAAGATTTGATAACATAATTTACACATGCAAACATGGAATCAAGAGAAAAGATGGAATTTCATAGTGAAGGCCATTTGAGAGAGATTACGGTACTGATATTGAGAGAAGGGAGAAATGTGGCTTTGCTTTGGCTTCATTCCATTTCCACTACTAATTATTTATCCAAGTCATCATTTGTCAATTTTGTCATTCAACTTACTACAAGCATATTTGTGTCTTTTAGTTACTTCTTCACACTTTTGGTCACTTGTTATTTGCGTGACTCCAATAATCCtctctaattaatattacttttattaattataGTCGGGTGGTTACGTGAAGCTCCACCAAATTATGGCCCTGATATTAAGGCAAGTGCTGTCTCACAGATGGAGGCTGCAATGGCTGCATTGTCTGTTGAACTAAGCAAACTACGAACAGGAAGAGCATCTCCAGGTATATTGATGTTTATCGTAATTCTATTTGTCTGCGAATGCTTAATACCCAACACATTAGTGCTGAGCATGTCTTGTCTATACAGGAATGCTTGATCACATTATTGTAGAAACTGGTGGTGTCAAGATGCCTTTGAATCGGATTGCTCTTGTTTCGGTTCTAGATCCTAAAACCTTATCTGTTAATCCTTATGATCCTGAGGTACTTTATCTTACACTTTGGACTATGATTGATATTTGTAAAGTTCTAAGTAAACCAGCATTATGGCATGGCATGACTAATTTTTGCATATCACGTTACAAACTTTTGCAGACACTTAAACAATTAGAGAACACCATTGTTTCATCTCCATTGGGATTAAATCCTAAAACAGATGGTGAAAGATTGACTGTTGTCATTCCACCGTAAgcttttattctattttacaTTCCGTTACTCCTGCCTCACAGAGTGAATTGACTAATTTACTTCTCCAACCTTAAATGACCAGGTTAACCAAAGAGCATATGCAGGTATGTTAATTACACTTCATTTATATTTGTATATGATTTATACTTAACACGTTTTGTTTGATAGCATACTTCTGTATCCTTTTGTTTGACATTTATTTCAGGCTATGAATAAGTTGGTCACTAAATCTTGTGAGGATACTCGGCAAAGCATTAGAAGAGCTCGACAAAAGGTGCGGTGTGGCTTTGCTATTTCAATTTCTTGACGTGGATTGATTTGCCTTTTAGTAATTTAAACAAAGGATTAAGGAAATGGTAGTTATTGAAAGATTTTAGAGTTTTCTCTTTCTCTGAATCTCTCCAGCCattttaaatggttttatttttacGTTCGTCCTTGTTTATTTGTTAGTCATGGACTTAAATTGCTGTTAAATGCTTAATGTTTTCAGCATTCTGTTGAATTTTCGAATACGCCCTTGGTGCTTAATTTTCTGTTGATTTTACAGGCAATGGAAGCCATTAAGAAATTGAATTCCATCCTTCCCAAGGACGACCTAAAAAGATTAGAGAAAGAAGTAAGTTATATATGCTTAATGCAGTAGTTATGGCGACGAGATTCcataactccacaaattttatttctaatttttttcggCTTTCAGGTTGATGATTTAACGAAGAAATTTATTAAGTCTGCAGAAGATGTATCCAAGGCAAAGGAGAAAGAAATTAGTCAAGGTTGACTTGTAGTATTATTCTAGATTTTATGGATTCTGCTGGGGCCTGAAATTTTATCTGGTCTAAGCTAAGCTGAGTATCATTTAACTAGTCATTATATTTATGGACTATTTTGTTAGTAtagaaatattatataaaaatgattAATCTCATTCTCAACCTGTGGGTTTTGAGTTGTTGCATTAGTGCAGGTTGCTATGTAatgtttttttatcaaacatttTGTGTTTATGGTTGCTACTCCCCTTGTTGGTCCTAATATGTGAATGTTCCGTTTTGTCTCACAACGGTGTCTAGAGATTTTACTCTA
Coding sequences within it:
- the LOC123894599 gene encoding ribosome-recycling factor-like, whose protein sequence is MMAGYIIRRAFSRRNLFRLPTSALSVCQNSPVDSRHPTMANFIMETRRASSKGKSFGWLREAPPNYGPDIKASAVSQMEAAMAALSVELSKLRTGRASPGMLDHIIVETGGVKMPLNRIALVSVLDPKTLSVNPYDPETLKQLENTIVSSPLGLNPKTDGERLTVVIPPLTKEHMQAMNKLVTKSCEDTRQSIRRARQKAMEAIKKLNSILPKDDLKRLEKEVDDLTKKFIKSAEDVSKAKEKEISQG